A genome region from Fervidobacterium changbaicum includes the following:
- the pelG gene encoding exopolysaccharide Pel transporter PelG translates to MAGIGFELNKLLSRNSFFSDIFGFFYSANVSAGPWIMSSITLVVIQLLIPQNEISFFISAIIYTFIFSTILFGSVSTSVTRYLADLIYKKEFEKIYELYVSSLTYAVISSATFLLVFFLLNKITEIWKIFLFSYSLTVLTIIWVQVIFITTIRVFTPVVVSFLVGSLLSLLGSVYLFRLKGEYFAYLGYNLGLMLIASMLQPFVKRYLFVKNPVNHPPLKWRACKKPWLTTLSQSATLGWSRHHGMLLKFHALPSDIKQS, encoded by the coding sequence ATGGCGGGGATAGGTTTTGAACTCAACAAATTACTGAGCAGGAATTCGTTCTTCTCTGACATATTTGGTTTTTTCTATTCAGCAAATGTAAGTGCTGGACCTTGGATAATGTCCTCAATTACTCTTGTTGTCATACAATTACTCATCCCTCAAAACGAAATCTCATTCTTCATCTCTGCAATTATATACACGTTCATTTTCTCCACAATACTCTTTGGAAGCGTATCCACTTCTGTAACAAGGTATCTGGCCGACTTGATATACAAAAAGGAATTTGAAAAGATTTACGAACTGTACGTTTCATCTCTGACGTATGCGGTTATTTCCTCTGCAACTTTCTTACTTGTTTTTTTCTTGCTCAACAAAATCACTGAGATTTGGAAGATATTTCTTTTTTCTTACTCTTTAACTGTTCTGACTATCATCTGGGTCCAAGTCATTTTCATAACAACGATAAGGGTTTTTACCCCTGTTGTCGTAAGTTTTCTCGTTGGTAGCTTACTAAGTTTACTGGGAAGTGTTTACCTTTTTAGGCTGAAAGGTGAATACTTTGCTTATCTGGGCTACAACTTAGGATTGATGTTAATAGCCTCTATGCTGCAGCCGTTTGTAAAACGCTACTTGTTTGTCAAAAATCCTGTCAACCACCCACCACTGAAGTGGCGGGCTTGTAAAAAGCCCTGGTTGACTACCCTCAGCCAATCGGCTACGTTAGGCTGGTCACGGCACCATGGAATGCTGCTCAAGTTCCATGCTCTGCCGTCTGACATTAAACAGTCCTGA
- a CDS encoding RnfABCDGE type electron transport complex subunit B — protein sequence MVVVYSAVLLGGLGFAFGLFLSYVSEKFKVEEDPTVKLILEALPGINCGACGYPGCEGYAKAIVKGDKPDKCLPGKKSGVEERIKEILSQRANGN from the coding sequence GTGGTGGTTGTTTACTCAGCAGTCCTGCTTGGAGGACTCGGTTTTGCATTCGGTTTGTTTCTGTCGTACGTTTCAGAGAAGTTCAAAGTTGAAGAAGACCCAACGGTCAAGCTTATTTTAGAAGCGTTGCCAGGGATAAATTGCGGTGCTTGTGGCTACCCTGGATGTGAAGGATATGCAAAAGCCATAGTGAAAGGTGACAAACCAGATAAATGTTTGCCAGGTAAAAAATCAGGTGTGGAAGAAAGAATTAAAGAGATACTTAGCCAGCGTGCCAATGGCAATTAG